CATGCCATAGATTCTAAAATCGTTAATGGATAGCATTCTGTAGCCATTATTGAAGGAAGAACAAAAACATCTGCTGAAGCATAAAAGAAAGGTTTTAGTTCATCTTCAATATATCCTTTAAACAAGATATTATTTTCAACCCCTAAATCTCGTGAAATTTTTTCAAGTTCATGACGCATTACCCCTTTTCCAGCAAAAATTAATTTGGTATTAGGCACCGCAGCAAGGATCGTTGGCAAGGATTTCACCAATATATCTGGTCCTTTATATGGTGCAAGAAAGCCAAAGAAAAGGACTATTTTTCCATCCGTTGGTAGTCCAGCTTTTATTCTGCATTCATTTTTGGGATCATGAACAGAAATGTCATTTATATTCACTCCGTTAGGAATGGCGATAGTCTTGTTTTTGTATGGAATTAAATAGCGTGATCTGTCGATATACGTTTTTGAAGGAGAAATAATGCATGTTGCATAATTCAAGATCTTATCGACTAAATATCTATTATTTATTGCAACGCCTAATCGACGGATAATCCCGCCATAGTCATCGACCCAATCGCCGTGGTATGTGATTATCAAAGGTAGATTCGCTCTTTTTGCGTATCTTAAACCTGCGAGTGGACATGGTGCAAGATCAAAGTGAGTATGGATTAAATCAAAATTTCGGTCAATAGATGCATTGAGTTGTTTCCAAGAAATGTTTGATGTTCCAATTTTTAAATTTGTACCATATCTCAATATTTTTATGTTTTTATTTTCTTCAACAATAAACTTTGAAGTTGGGGAGGTAGTAAAAACAGTTACATCATGGCCTCTTTTGGCCATTTCTAACGATAAATAATATGCTGCATTTTCTGCTCCCCCACAATGATAATGTTGAAGATCATCAGTGGATGCGTCAGTTTCTAAATAGGGGAAATGGTTTATAAAATATCCAATTTTCATGATATTAGCTCCTTGCAGTGTAATTTAGAAACATTTTTGCAGAAAACCAAAGTCTCTTTATTTCGGCTATGGCATCCTTCTTGAATATTTGCTTAACTGCAAGTGGTATATATCCCAGCGAAAGGTAGTAACCTCGCAAAATACCATTTACCTCATGCACCATTGCATCATTGCTCAGGCATGGGTATGAAATAATTGCTTTCTGGTGTCCATCATGATCTAGATAATCATTGGGATCCTCAGTGAGAAGAAAGCCATTTTTCTTGCACCAAAAATAAAATTCTGTGCCCGGGAATGGCGAAGCGACTGCAACCTGAAGTATCTCAGGTTTTATTTCCCTGATTAATCGTTTTGTCATTTCGATAGTCTCTTTTGTTTCACCGGGAAGGCCGATGATAAAATCTCCATGAACTAATAATCCTGCTTTTTTTGCATTTTGAGAGAAAATACGGATCTGATCAACAGTAATTCCTTTTTTTATCGCTTTTAATATTTCTTCACTTCCTGATTCAAATCCAGATATCAGCAATCGGCAATTCGCCTTTTTCATTGCTTTCATGGTTTCGAGATCAAGAGTGTCGGCCCGGGCGTTACATGACCAGATGATGTTTAGGTTTCGTTTATGGTAACCATCGCAAAATTTCATCACCCGATTTTTACTGATGGTGAAGGTGTCATCCTCAAAGAAGATTTCTTTTATAGTGAGGTTATTCTGAATCCACTCGACTTCATCCAGAACACTCTCAATGTTCCGTGTCCGGTATTTTCTCCCCATAAGTGTCTGGGGCCAGGCACAGAATGTGCACTGGTTCGGGCAGCCCCTTCCAGTGAAAATCTGAATTTCCGGGTACAGTGACTGGCCAAGGAAATAATCATCAATATTAAGGTATTTTTGATAAATTTTTGAAACGAATGGGATCTTGTCAAGATCTTCTGATTTGGAAAATTCACGGTTAGGATTGTGAATTACTTTTCCCTCTGCTTTGTATGAGATTCCACTGATTGTGTGGAGGGATGCATTTTGTTCCAGTGCATCTGCGATTTCCTGCAGAGTGAAATCATATTCCCAGCGAGCAATGATATCGACGCCCGGACTTTCAAGAATTTTGTCTGGATATTGTGATGTTGGCGGACCGACCAGCACGACTAATGAATCAGGATTCTTTGTTTTAATGGATTCTGCAACTCCGATATCATTGTTCATACTTGGAAAACTACTATCGATCACTATCAGATCTGGTTTAAATCCATTGATATCTGAAAGTACGGAATCAACATTCCAGTCCCATGCAGGAGCATCGACAAGCTTAACATCGTGATTCTGATCAAGTACAGCAGTCGCGTAGGCTAACCATATTGGATAGTAGAGTGTCCCTCCTCTTCCTGTGTCTTGCCACCGTGCCCCTCTCCCGAAATGTGGGAAATATGGGGGATTTAACAAATATATTTTCATATTTTACCACCTGAATATCCTTTAATGATTCCTCTCCAGAAACCGAATGAATAAGAAACATGTTCTAATATGAAGATTATTGGAATCGTGAACAGATAGACAATGCTTTTTGCTTTAGACAAAATCAGAAAATCAAAAAATACCAATACTGCAAAATAGAGCAGTAATAATAACAGGAATATCTGTGGGGATATGAATAGGCAGATTACCGTAAATAACGCTGCGACTGGGGGGATGGTCTGTAAATCAAATAGTTTATTCTTCCCTCTTCCAAAACCAAATGAATACATTCTTTTTACAAATTGGGTTAGATTCCTGTCTTGGTTATGAAGAACAATAGCATCAGGTGTATAGAGTATCTTGCCAAATTTCAGTAATCTTTTATTGAGATCCGTATCCTCATTCATGGAGTAACTTGTATTATAACCACCAATTTTGAGGACATCATCTCTCCGATACATGCTGTTGCAGCCACTGATACTCTTGACAAACTGCTTATTTTTTAATACCCTGTCCTGAACTGAATTTGCACTTCCTAAAAATGAATCTAATGCGTATGCAATTGATTTTTCCCAGATCCCCTTGCCAATATTTTGTATGCCTCCTCCGACACCAACAATATCATCTGAAAATTCTTTTACTAGGTTTTCAAGCCAGTCTGGATTTGGAATACAATCAGCATCTGTAAATGCCACAAATTTATTTTCGGCTTTTTGAACGCCCAGTTGCCTTGCTCCGCCAACTGTCCCATAATCTTCAAATATGATTTTCGTAGGATATTTTTGAGCTATTTCTATTGTTTTATCTGTAGAATGACCGTCAACGATAATTACTTCATTTGGCTTTAGGGTTTGATTAAAAACTGCATTTAAACATGAATCTAAATTGGCTTCTCCGTTTTTCACCGGAATAATCACTGATATTGTATTCATTTTTATCAAACAGAGTGTAATCGTTCTATTTATTCATCTGAATCAGCTTAACAATCGAATTCAGAATCAGTCCGGACGTGAACAAGAGCATCCCAAAAATCATGGCGAGAACGCAAAGAATTGCCATAACATAATGGAATATGCCGTAGTTGTGCAGTTCGCTGAGGACATATATTCCAACAGCAAATCCTCCAATGGTCAGAATGGTTCCGGGAAGGCCAAAGAACCAGAGGGGGCGCTTTAAACTGATGTATCCAATGATGTTGTAGAGAACCATCATGCCATGCTTGACAGGGTTTTCTGATGATGTCTCCTCAAGATCATAGCGGACATGAATGGGCACCTCACAGATCTGCAGGGTTGCTTCACTTGCGTGGAGGAGGATCTCTGACCCTGCTGACATACCATTTCCTGAGAGGGTGGGACTAATTGTTTTGATTGCTTTTTTGTTGTAAGCCCGAAATCCGCTTTGAGAATCAGATACATTTGGCAATGTGCTTGATGCAGCGAAATTTGTCGCTGTGTCAAGTACTTTCATTCCGACTTTCCGGTAACCGGGGATTGAATCCTTTGCCTCATTCAGGAATCGTGAACCAATGATGAGGTCGCACTCTCTGCTTTTAAATGCATTCAGGAATTTTGGGATGTCATCAGGATTGTGCTGGCCGTCTGCATCCAGAATTATAAGGATGTCTGCATTCAGCTCTTCTGCTGTCCTGAATATTGTCTGAAGGGCCCCGCCATATCCCTTGTTGGTCTTATGCTGGATAACCATTGCACCGAGGGCTTTAGCAATCTCAACGGTTGCATCAGATGAACCGTCATCCACAATGAGAACCGTGTCAACATATTTTTTTGCACCAAGGATGGTTTGTGCAATACACTGTTCTTCATTATATGCAGGCATGGCAGCAATGATCATGCAGCACTCACTCCTGAGGAATTGGACTGGAACCTCTTTCCGATTTTCACAAACAGTTGAATGATTCCGTGGGTCATATCAGAGAAATATTTTAAACTCCCCAGTATCATACTCCCAATAGTGAGCCCTTCGTTATATGCCGGAATGACAGTGACTATTGTTTTTGGTTTCATTCGTTTCCTGTTCTTTTAAAAAGGTATCGCAACGTTTTAGTAAACGTCATATTCTGCCCACCTAACTTGTAAAATGCTAGATAAAGTTTCTCTAAAATTTACTTTAATGCTTTGATCTGATTGCAAAAATACCGGGATATTCAATCCTTTTTTTGATATTTTTTCGAATTTTGTTATAGTTCTTTTCTTTCGCGCAAAAATATTTTTGGATTAGCCAGACGTTTACCGGATACCTCAGGAAGGCCTTGTTGAATCAATAAATGGACGAATAAAATGATTGAATGAATAAATGGATGAATAACTAACTGTTGACAATATTTCGGAAGGAATTATTTTTCTTTCCCGTCAGAATATTTGAATTTTGATGCTGAAAATATGGGGTGCTAAAATAATCTTTCCAGATCATCTGAGAAAGCCTCCGTTCAATATTATCGAAAAATGCCTCTCTAAATATACAGGGATTCTTTTTTGGGTTCCTTGGTTTTTAATTCACGTTCTCTCTTGCATTTGGTATTACCATTCGATATTTGGATTGCATAATTGATTGCCGGATTTGACGGTATAATTTGAATTTCCCAATTGATTGTTGAATTAGACACCGGATGGATTTCCCGATAAAATCGTCGAATTAGACTGGCGAATTGAATCCCTATTCAATTTATGAATTTGGCTGCTGATTGGATTAGATTGGATTACCAGATTGAATTGTCGAATTAGACTGCTCATTTGAATCCCCCCAATTGATTGCTGAATTCGACTGTCCGACTGGATTGCACAATATTCTGTAATGTGACCCATATTTGTGTGGATATTTGACAAATAAAATGGGGATGACAATTCGATTACATCAAAACGGAAGAAATGCACCAATGCCTGGATCTTTCTTAATCATATATAGGTAATAACCAATCATCAATCCGCAGGATAATATAAAGATAAAAAACGAATCGAGGGCAGCTATTTTTGCAGATATGAGGATTATGATTGCCGGAATGGTGATGACACATGATCTGGCAATGACTCTGATGATATTTGTTCGCGGCACGCCTGCCATACGAATGAGGATGAAACAAAATGTACCATAAACCAGAATTCCTGATAGTGAAAACAGACCAAGAGCGATAACAACGCTTCCTGCAATGCCGCCGAGGACCAGCGATAAAAATCGTGTGATGATGTTCATCCCATTAAATATCAGTCCATACCGTTGTTTTTCCAATACAATGTAGATCTTACTTAATGGTGAATATAAAAACCAGATAATGGTCCAAAAGCTTAATATTTGTGCATATAATCCCGCTTCACTCCATTCATCTCCAAATACCACTGAAAAAATATCCGGTCCGGCAATTGCCAGTATCAGTATTGGGAGTAACCCTATTTTCAGGAGAACCTCGGATATTTTTTCGACCAACATGGCAAGATCTCCGGTTCTGTGTTCAACTGATGCCTGTTGGAAGAAAACCTGTCCGATAGCGCCGCCGATCAGATTCATCGGAAGCTGAAGCACCATAAATCCCAGGGAATAGAATCCCACGGTAACCGGGGAGAAAAACGCTGCCAGAAGAAATGCCGGCAGCTGCCACGAAACTGTGTTCAGCAGCGCCGACCAGCTATCCACAAGGGGAAACTCTTTGTAGCGTTTCAGCCCTGTCATCATCCCTTTCCATGATGTCCCCTTTCGCAACAGGGAATGATCATCCCGCCAGATTTGCCCCCCCAGCACTGCCGTGGAGACAGATGACCCAACCAGACTTGCACCAATGAGGCTTCCTCCTGTTGCAAACCCGGCAAATCCTGCCCCCAGCTGGGTGCCCGTTGAGGTAATTGATTTGGTGACCCGGGCAACCGAGAGGCGTCCGAAATGTTTTGTTCTCGAGTTCCAGTAGTTCAGCGCGAGAAAGACGCCGTTGATTAAGACAAAGGGGGGAATGAGGATGAGGTACGGTGCAAGATTGGGTGCATTAAGGAGGGAGAGGATGGCATCTCCCCCGAAATAGAGAAGTGGCACGGTAAGTCCGCTGACCATTGCGACACAGAGGATGCAGAGGCCCAGCATACTTACCGCTTCATGGTCATCCTCCGGGAGCATGATTGCGAGTTCGTAGCGCAGGCAGGCAATGACTCCGATGATGCTGGTAATAGAAATGAAGATTGCAAGGAATCCAAATGCCTCGGGCCCATAGAGGCGAGTAAGGAATGGTGAGGCTAACACCGTGATTATCTGGGCAAAGGTGGTGCCGGTGACGAGCTTTAGAACATCTTTTGCAAAAGAATGGTTCTCGGATGCGGGCATCAATTGTCTACCTATTAGTACACGTGGATAACAAACTATCTGTCACGAGGAGAATCGGAAATGATGCGGCAGACTATATGGTATTGGTATCATTGCAGAGTCCGCCTGCCGGAGATGTTCTGAACCAATCGGGTTGCTCGTCCCGGTGGAGAATGTTTCCAATGAAAAAACGGTTCTTCGCTGTTTCCTGTGGAGAAGTATTAACACAAAATAGAAAGGCAAGGGAGGGGTTTCCCCCTCTCTGCCGGACTCTCCCCCGTCATATGACAGGCCGCAATGGGGGTGGACTGGCACCCCCATTGCTCCGGTATTGTTCTTAATACGTAAATATGAAATATTATGGGTTTTCATGGAAGAACTCAGAAAAGCGTGTTATCTCCACTTTTCGATGTTCCCGGAGATGTTTTGTTCACTCCAATTGTATTTTTCACCATTCTGAATAGTGAAGACCCGTTTTTTGGATTCACCGCACCAATGAGCGGAAGAACCGATGTTCACCACCAATGTAATCATGAAGCTGATGAATACATTCCAACGAAGCTGGGTTTAGAGATATGTCTGCCGGGAGATGTCTAAAGAAACGGTGAATTTACCTGCATGATTGGATTCTCCTATTTTTGGTGAATTAATCTGCACGGCTGGATTGCCGATTTTAGTGGTGGTTTTTCGCCTCCCTCAGGTCTCCAATGGTATTATTACGATAGCTCTCTATCATCCATGCAAATGGATAGTTCACACATTAAGAAATTCGCAGGCCATTTGCCACTGATATTGGTAGCTATCAGTATTGCGGGTCTTCTTCTGGGTGGATTGGTTTTTTCCCGGTGGGATTATTCCATACGGGGACTCGCAGTGGCAATCCCTTTCGGTATTGCTGCAGTATTCCTGCATCAACTATTCACAAAAAATGGTGATTGCATACATGCAGCAGATATATCGAAGATCAGTCAATCCGTGCTATTCAAAATCTACGCTCTGCTGTTCATCGTGTCATTAATGATATTAGTCCTGGGAATTGAGCGGCATATTTACCTGGTTTCCATACTTGGGCTGTATACGATAATTTTGGTACAGATTGTTTCACAAAAATGCCGTGTTGGTATCGTCCTGGGTGAAACGATCTTCACGATGCTAAATGTCATATACGGGGTTACATTCAGTTATCCGCTTTATTTTAGTACTACCGATGTTATGAGCCATATATTCATGGCAAAAGTTACTCTGTTGTCCGGACACACAATTCCTTTGGACTTACAGGCAACATACTCCCCATTTCCACTGTATCATATTTTTATTGCCGCATGCTCGAATCTCCTGAATCTACCCATCCAGGAAACGCTTTTTTTAGTGACTTCGCTACTATTTGCCCTGACGATTCTATTCATATTCTGCATCTTCAGATTCCTGACCTCTGATGATCGGTTACCACTTTTGACATGTTTGTTCTACTCCATGACGAGTGTTGTAGTATTGGAAGGAATTCAGACGATAACACGGAGTTTTGCGTACATTGGCTTCGTCATTCTGCTTTACCTGATATTTAAACAGGGGGGGACAGAGAAGGATAAACGGGTATTTCAGGGCCTGGCAATACTCATGGTTCTGTTCATTATCTTTGTTCATCAGGTTTCAATTGCACAGATCGTTATACTTTTGCTCATTTTTATGGTGGTTGAATATTTTTTTACAGAAAGAACATTTTTTTCAACGCACTTTATGCAGTTTATTATCGTCCTGTTTTTGGGCTATTGGTTATTTGCTGCCACGAATTTTCTGAATTGGCTGACAAATGCCCGTATGAATCTTAATTTCTTCGATATTGGAACCAAACACACGGTATTGACAGACCCTGCGATGAGTCAGGAAAATGCAGCTCTGATATTCCTCAATAATAATCTCGATATCAGCATATTCACGGTGTTCGCAATAATCGGAATCGGATATATGCTCTGGAGGCAAAAACCAAAGTATCTCACGGTAATTGGATTATTTTCATTGATTACCATAGTATTGTACCTGCCCAATCCCATTTTCACGTCAGAAACCATCGTGCATTTATTCCGACTCGATAGATTTTGGATACTAATCAGCCCGTTTATGGCTTTTTCAATGGCCTGTGGACTTATGGTTCTGATGACATATTCACAGGGCAGCAGATCTCATCGAAAAATTGCCTACTCACTGATATTTTTTGCAGTTTTCCTGTTTATGGTGGCATCTCTGTATGGGGTTGTTATACCCGATTCATCCGATCAAAGACGGTATTTTTATTCTGAAGAACTGGATGGGTTTAATTTTATTCTGGATAAGGTACCGTATGGATCGAACCTTGGATCGGATTACCAGACGTCACGGTTCTTTATTCAGGATTATTGTAGTCTGTCAGATACATTCGAACTTCCCTATTACGATAGTACTATGCTCAATAGATTTTATAGCAGAAACAACAGCCACGATTATAGTATTATCAGAGAGAGAGCATTCCTTGAAAGCGGCATAATAATTACCGATATCAATTATAGATACATTTACCATCCGACTGCAGAAAATGCTCTGGAATTAACCCGCTATGTTAATCGGAATGACCTGATTTATTCGAATGGGAACATCAGTGTTGTTGGCTGGTGAGAAATTATCACAATAAAAAATGGCCTTCCCTATTTCGTACGGGAAACTATAAAGAACTGAAAGGCAAGGGAGGGGGTGGCCCTCTTCCCTGCCTGCCCCTCCCCCATCAGGTGATGGTCACAATGGGGGTGG
Above is a window of Methanogenium organophilum DNA encoding:
- a CDS encoding glycosyltransferase family 4 protein, whose protein sequence is MKIGYFINHFPYLETDASTDDLQHYHCGGAENAAYYLSLEMAKRGHDVTVFTTSPTSKFIVEENKNIKILRYGTNLKIGTSNISWKQLNASIDRNFDLIHTHFDLAPCPLAGLRYAKRANLPLIITYHGDWVDDYGGIIRRLGVAINNRYLVDKILNYATCIISPSKTYIDRSRYLIPYKNKTIAIPNGVNINDISVHDPKNECRIKAGLPTDGKIVLFFGFLAPYKGPDILVKSLPTILAAVPNTKLIFAGKGVMRHELEKISRDLGVENNILFKGYIEDELKPFFYASADVFVLPSIMATECYPLTILESMACGTPIVASEIGGIPDSVENYKNGFLCKPNDENDLAQKIIQLLTDKKIQENMTSYCLSKISDYSWEKIAEQTESLYEEVLH
- a CDS encoding B12-binding domain-containing radical SAM protein — protein: MKIYLLNPPYFPHFGRGARWQDTGRGGTLYYPIWLAYATAVLDQNHDVKLVDAPAWDWNVDSVLSDINGFKPDLIVIDSSFPSMNNDIGVAESIKTKNPDSLVVLVGPPTSQYPDKILESPGVDIIARWEYDFTLQEIADALEQNASLHTISGISYKAEGKVIHNPNREFSKSEDLDKIPFVSKIYQKYLNIDDYFLGQSLYPEIQIFTGRGCPNQCTFCAWPQTLMGRKYRTRNIESVLDEVEWIQNNLTIKEIFFEDDTFTISKNRVMKFCDGYHKRNLNIIWSCNARADTLDLETMKAMKKANCRLLISGFESGSEEILKAIKKGITVDQIRIFSQNAKKAGLLVHGDFIIGLPGETKETIEMTKRLIREIKPEILQVAVASPFPGTEFYFWCKKNGFLLTEDPNDYLDHDGHQKAIISYPCLSNDAMVHEVNGILRGYYLSLGYIPLAVKQIFKKDAIAEIKRLWFSAKMFLNYTARS
- a CDS encoding glycosyltransferase, giving the protein MNTISVIIPVKNGEANLDSCLNAVFNQTLKPNEVIIVDGHSTDKTIEIAQKYPTKIIFEDYGTVGGARQLGVQKAENKFVAFTDADCIPNPDWLENLVKEFSDDIVGVGGGIQNIGKGIWEKSIAYALDSFLGSANSVQDRVLKNKQFVKSISGCNSMYRRDDVLKIGGYNTSYSMNEDTDLNKRLLKFGKILYTPDAIVLHNQDRNLTQFVKRMYSFGFGRGKNKLFDLQTIPPVAALFTVICLFISPQIFLLLLLLYFAVLVFFDFLILSKAKSIVYLFTIPIIFILEHVSYSFGFWRGIIKGYSGGKI
- a CDS encoding glycosyltransferase family 2 protein, encoding MIIAAMPAYNEEQCIAQTILGAKKYVDTVLIVDDGSSDATVEIAKALGAMVIQHKTNKGYGGALQTIFRTAEELNADILIILDADGQHNPDDIPKFLNAFKSRECDLIIGSRFLNEAKDSIPGYRKVGMKVLDTATNFAASSTLPNVSDSQSGFRAYNKKAIKTISPTLSGNGMSAGSEILLHASEATLQICEVPIHVRYDLEETSSENPVKHGMMVLYNIIGYISLKRPLWFFGLPGTILTIGGFAVGIYVLSELHNYGIFHYVMAILCVLAMIFGMLLFTSGLILNSIVKLIQMNK
- a CDS encoding lipopolysaccharide biosynthesis protein, producing the protein MPASENHSFAKDVLKLVTGTTFAQIITVLASPFLTRLYGPEAFGFLAIFISITSIIGVIACLRYELAIMLPEDDHEAVSMLGLCILCVAMVSGLTVPLLYFGGDAILSLLNAPNLAPYLILIPPFVLINGVFLALNYWNSRTKHFGRLSVARVTKSITSTGTQLGAGFAGFATGGSLIGASLVGSSVSTAVLGGQIWRDDHSLLRKGTSWKGMMTGLKRYKEFPLVDSWSALLNTVSWQLPAFLLAAFFSPVTVGFYSLGFMVLQLPMNLIGGAIGQVFFQQASVEHRTGDLAMLVEKISEVLLKIGLLPILILAIAGPDIFSVVFGDEWSEAGLYAQILSFWTIIWFLYSPLSKIYIVLEKQRYGLIFNGMNIITRFLSLVLGGIAGSVVIALGLFSLSGILVYGTFCFILIRMAGVPRTNIIRVIARSCVITIPAIIILISAKIAALDSFFIFILSCGLMIGYYLYMIKKDPGIGAFLPF
- a CDS encoding glycosyltransferase family protein — its product is MDSSHIKKFAGHLPLILVAISIAGLLLGGLVFSRWDYSIRGLAVAIPFGIAAVFLHQLFTKNGDCIHAADISKISQSVLFKIYALLFIVSLMILVLGIERHIYLVSILGLYTIILVQIVSQKCRVGIVLGETIFTMLNVIYGVTFSYPLYFSTTDVMSHIFMAKVTLLSGHTIPLDLQATYSPFPLYHIFIAACSNLLNLPIQETLFLVTSLLFALTILFIFCIFRFLTSDDRLPLLTCLFYSMTSVVVLEGIQTITRSFAYIGFVILLYLIFKQGGTEKDKRVFQGLAILMVLFIIFVHQVSIAQIVILLLIFMVVEYFFTERTFFSTHFMQFIIVLFLGYWLFAATNFLNWLTNARMNLNFFDIGTKHTVLTDPAMSQENAALIFLNNNLDISIFTVFAIIGIGYMLWRQKPKYLTVIGLFSLITIVLYLPNPIFTSETIVHLFRLDRFWILISPFMAFSMACGLMVLMTYSQGSRSHRKIAYSLIFFAVFLFMVASLYGVVIPDSSDQRRYFYSEELDGFNFILDKVPYGSNLGSDYQTSRFFIQDYCSLSDTFELPYYDSTMLNRFYSRNNSHDYSIIRERAFLESGIIITDINYRYIYHPTAENALELTRYVNRNDLIYSNGNISVVGW